A stretch of DNA from Variovorax paradoxus:
CCTTCACGTCCTGGCCGTCGATCACGAACTCCTGCGGCTCCACCAGCAGCAGGCGCTGGTCGCTCGATATGTTGATGGCGCGCGCCGTCTCGACCACGCGGGCCACATCGGCGGGCGTGACTTCCTTGTCCTTCACCGCCACCATGCCGCTCGAATTGATGCCGCGGATGTGGCTGCCGGTGATGCCGGTGTAGACGCGGCTGATCTTGCAGTCGGCCATCAGCTCGGCTTCTTTGAGCGCCTGCTGGATGCTCTGCACGGTGGCGTCGATGTTCACCACGACGCCGCGCTTGAGGCCGTTGCTGGGCGCGATGCCCAGGCCGGCCAGCTTGAGCTCGCCGCCTTGCAGCACCTCGGCCACGACCACCATCACCTTGGCGGTTCCGATGTCCAGGCCTACGACCAGGTCTTTGTATTCTTTGGGCATGTCAATGTCCTCGGTATTCGCTACTTGATTTTTCTTGGGGCCTCGGGCGAGACCGTGGTGACGCCGCGCAGCCGCAGGGCATACGCGTCGTTGTGGCGCAGATCGGCGCGTTCGACGTCGGCCACCGTGCGGCGGTACTGGCCCGCGACCTGCGTCACGGTCTTCAGGAACCGCTGCAGGCGCGCCGACACCTCGTCGCTCTGGCCGCGGCCGAGTTCGATCTCGGCGCCGTTGTCCAGCAGCACCTTCCAGCTGCCGCGGCTGGACAGCCGCAGCTCGGCGATGTCGAAGTCGTAGGGCTCGAACATCGGCGCGAGCACGCGGTACATGCCCAGCACCTGCCCAGCCTGCTCGATCGGGCCGTCCAGCCGCGGCAGATCGCCGTCGACCTCGGCCACGTTGGCCTCGAACACGTCGCCGAACCCGTTGATCAGCTTGGAGCCGGCCTCCTCGCCCCACACCGCCACCGGCACCTGCTCGGTCAGCGTCACGCGCAGCTTGTTCGGGAACTCGCGCCGCACGACCGCGCTGCGCACCCACGGCACCGTCTCGAAGGCGGTGCGCGCACGCGCCAGGTCGATGGTGAAGAAGTTGCCCTTCAGCTGCGGCGCCACATTGGCGCGCAGCGTGACCGCGTTGTTGTGCGTCACCTCGCCGTCCACCTTGATGCCCGAGATCGGGAAGAAAGGCTGGCGCAGCACCCACCACGCGCTCGCCGCCAGCAGCATGAGTGCCACCAGCACGAACGCAACGTTCGCGACGATGTTCATCAGCTTGACGTCAAAAGGAGCGGTAGTACTCACAAATGCTCCCCCAGGCTGCGCCGCTGCGCGGCTCCGCCACCCCCCTCGCAAGCGAGGGGGCGAACGCCTTCGGGCGGCCGGGCGGCGTTCATGTCGGCCATGGCTTAGTTCGCGCCTCCCCTGGCATCGAGCGATGCGGACGCCAGCACGCGCACGCACAGCTCTTCGTAGGGAATGCCCGCCGCGCGCGCCGACATCGGCACCAGCGAATGGCTGGTCATGCCGGGCGAGGTGTTCATCTCGAGCAGGAAGGGCTTGCGGTCGCTGGCGCGGATCATCACGTCGGCGCGGCCCCAGCCGCGGCAACCGAGCGTGTGGTACGCGGCCAGCGTGATGCGCTGGATCTCGCGTTCCTCGGCGTCGGGCAGGCCGCTCGGGCACTGGTACTTCACGTCGTCGGTGAAGTACTTGTTCTGGTAGTCGTAGGCGCCCTCGGGCGCGGCGATGCGCACCACCGGCAGCGCGCGTGCATCGAGGCCCTGGCCGAGCACGGCGCAGGTCACTTCTTCGCCGTCGATGAACTCTTCGCACAGCACGTCGGCGTCGAACTTCGCCGACAGCGCCACGGCGTCCTGCATCTGCGAGTAGCCCTCGACCTTGGTCACGCCGATGGACGAGCCCTCGCGCGGCGGCTTCACGATCAGCGGCAGGCCGAGCACGTCGGGCACGGCACGGATCTGCTCGCGGCTTTGCTGGTCGAAGGCCAGACGCACGTACTTGGGCGTCGGCAGGCCGTCGGCCTGCCAGATGCGCTTGGTCATGACCTTGTCCATCGCCACGCTCGAGGCCATCACGCCCGAGCCGGTGTAGGGAATGCCGAGCAGCTCGAGCGCGCCCTGCACGGTGCCGTCTTCGCCATGACGGCCATGGAGCGCGACGAAGCAGCGCGCGAAGCCTTCGCGCTTCAGGTCGGTGAGTTCACGCTCCGAAGGGTCGAACGCGTGCGCGTCGACACCGCGCGAACGCAGCGCCTCCAGCACGCCGGCGCCGGACATCAGCGACACCTCGCGTTCGGCGGAACTGCCGCCGAACAGCACGGCCACCTTGCCGAAAAGATGTGGTTCCTGAAGGCTCACGAGGCCCTCCCCTTGCGCGCGGTGCGCTCTGAAGTTGTTGATGAGGGTGCGGGCGACGGCACGACAACCGCGCCGAGCTCGACCACCTTGCCCGGCACGGCGCCGATGGAGCCTGCGCCCATGCACAGCACCACGTCGCCCGCGCGGGCGTTGTCCAGAATGGTTTGCGGCAGCGCGCCGATGTCGTCCACGAACACCGGTTCGACCTTGCCGGCCACGCGCAGCGCGCGCGCCAGCGAGCGGCCATCGGCGGCCACGATGGGTGCTTCGCCGGCGGCGTAGACCTCGCCCAGCAGCACGGCGTCGGCCGTGCCGATGACCTTCACGAAGTCTTCGAAACAGTCGCGCGTGCGGGTGTAGCGGTGCGGCTGGAAGGCCAGCACCAGCCGGCGGCCCGGGAAGGCGCCGCGCGCGGCGGAAATGGTGGCCGCCATCTCGACCGGGTGGTGGCCGTAGTCGTCGATGACGGTGAAGCGGCCGCCGGCCGTGTCGTTCGGCACGGCCACGTCGCCGTAGCTCTGGAAGCGACGGCCCACGCCCTTGAAGCCTGCGAGGCCGCGCTGCACGGCCTCGTCGGGAATGCCAAGCTCGACCGCCACGGCGATCACCGACAGCGCGTTGCGCACGTTGTGCTCACCCGGCAGGTTCAGCACGATGGGCAGGTCGGGCAGCGTCACGCCGTTGCGGCGCTGCGCGGTGAAATGCATCTGGGCGCCGACGGCGCGCACGTCGATGGCGCGCACCTGGGCGTCTTCGCCGAAGCCGTAGCTGGTGACCGGGCAGGTCACGTCGGCCACGATGTCGCGCACCGCCGGATCGTCGGTGCACAGGATGGCCACGCCGTAGAACGGCATGCGGTGCAGGAAGTCGACAAAAGCTTTCTTGAGCTTCGCGAAGTCGTGCCCGTAGGTCTCCATGTGGTCGGCGTCGATGTTCGTGACCACCGCCATCACGGGCAGCAGGTTCAGGAACGAAGCGTCCGACTCGTCGGCCTCGACCACGATGTAGTCGCCGCTGCCCAGCTGCGCGTTGGCGCCGGCGCTGTTCAGGCGGCCGCCGATCACGAAGGTCGGGTCGAGCCCGGCGGCTTCGAGCACGCTCGCCACCAGGCTGGTGGTGGTGGTCTTGCCGTGCGTGCCGGCAATGGCGATGCCCTGCTTCAGGCGCATCAGCTCCGCGAGCATCAGCGCGCGCGGCACGACCGGAATGCGCTTTTCGCGCGCGGCCAGCACCTCGGGGTTGTCCGACTGCACGGCGGTGGACGTAACGACCGCGTCCGCGCCGTCGATGTGCGCGGCCGCGTGGCCCACGAAGGTACCGATGCCCAGGCCCGCGAGGCGACGCAGCGTGGCGCTGTCCGACAGGTCGGAGCCGGTGATCTTGTAGCCCAGGTTCAGCAGCACCTCGGCGATGCCGCTCATGCCGGAGCCGCCGACGCCGACGAAGTGGATGTGACGGATCGCGTGCTTCATTTGGCAAGCTCCTCGCAGGCGCGGACGACCGCGTCCACAGCGTCGGTCTTCTGCAGGGTCTTGGCCTTCCGGGCCCGGTCGATCAAGGTCGCGCGTTCGGTTGTCTGTAGCAAATCAGCCAGCAATTCAGGGGTGAGGTCGGTCTGTTGCACCAGCCAGCCGCCGCCCGCGTCCACGAGGAAGCGCGCGTTGGTGGTCTGGTGGTCGTCGACCGCCGAGGGGAAAGGCACGAACAGCGCTGCTGCGCCGACGGCCGCGATTTCGGTGACGGTGCTGGCACCCGCGCGCGCGACGATGAGGTCGGCCTCGGCGTACGCCTGCGCGGTGTCGTCGATGAAGGGCGTGAGTTCGCCCTCGACGCCGGCCGCCGCGTAGTTGGCACGCAGCTCGTCGATCTGCTTGGCGCCGCTCTGGTGCAGCACCTGCGGGCGAAGGTCGGGCGCGATGCGCGCCAGCGCCTGCGGCACGACGGTGTTGAGCGCACGCGCGCCGAGGCTGCCGCCGACCACCAGCAATTTCAGCGGACCCGTACGGCCCGCGAAGCGCGTGGCCGGATCGGGCTGCGACGTGAACGCCGCGCGCAGCGGATTGCCCACCCACTGCGCCTTCTTCAGCACGTTCGGGAAGGCCGTGAACACGCGGTCGGCCACGCCCGCCAGCACCTTGTTGGCGAGGCCGGCGACCGAGTTCTGTTCGTGCAGCACCAGCGGCTTGCCCATGAGCACGCCCATCATTCCGCCCGGGAAGGTGATGTAGCCACCGAGGCCCACCAGCACGTCGGGCTTCACGCGGCGCACCACGCCCAGGCTCTGCCAGAAGGCGCGCAGCAGCTTCAGCGGCAGCAGGAACAGCGTGAGCGGACCCTTGCCGCGCACGCCGCCGAACTGCACCGGCTCGAAGGCGAAGCCGCGCGGCGGCACGAGTTTTTCTTCCATGCTGCCGGGCGCGCCCAGCCAGTGCACGCGCCAGCCGCGCTCGCGCAGGGCCTCGGCCACGGCCAGGCCCGGGAAGATGTGGCCGCCTGTGCCGCCGGCCATGACGAGTGCGGTGCGGCCGGTCATACGCGACCTCCCCGCATGAGCACGCGGTTCTCGTAGTCGATGCGCAGCACCACGGCCAGCGCCACGAGGTTCATCAAGATCGCCGAGCCGCCGAAGCTCATCAGCGGCAGGGTCAGGCCCTTGGTCGGCAGCGCGCCGAGGTTCACGCCCATGTTGATGAAGGCCTGGAAGCCGACCCACACGCCCACGCCCTGGGCCACGAGGCCCGAGAACACGCGGTCGAGCGCGATCGCCTGGCGGCCGATGTGCATGATGCGGCGCGTGAGCCAGAGGAACATGCCGATGATCAGCAGCACGCCGATGAGGCCGAACTCTTCGCCGATCACGGCGAGCAAAAAGTCGGTGTGCGCCTCGGGCAGCCAGTGCAGCTTCTCGACGCTGCCGCCCAGGCCCACGCCGAAGATCTCGCCGCGACCGATGGCGATCAGCGAGTGCGACAGCTGGTAGCCCTTGCCCAGCGCGTGCTCTTCGCTCCACGGATCGAGGTACGCAAAAATGCGCTCGCGGCGCCACGGGCTGCTCGCCACGATGGAGCCGAAGGCCACCACCACCAGCGTCGCGATCACGAAGAACATGCGCGCGTTCACGCCGCCCAAAAACAGGATGCCCATGGCGATCACGGCGATGACCATGAAGGCGCCCATGTCGGGCTCGGCCATCACCAGCATGCCGACCACCACCACCGCGATGCCCATCGGCAGCACGGCGCGAAAGAAGCGCTCCTTGATCTCCATCTTGCGCACCATGTAGCTGGCGGCGTAGAGCACCATCGCGAACTTGGCCAGCTCCGACGGCTGGAAGCGCATGAAGCCCATCGGCAGCCAGCGGCGCGCGCCGTTCACGTTGATGCCGATGTGCGGAATGAGCACCGCCACCAGCAGCAGCAGCGAGGCCACGAAGAGCCAGGGCGCGGCGCGCTCCCAGGTCTTCATCGGGATCTGGAAGGTCAGCAGCGCGGCGATGAACGCGATGACCAGCGAGGCCGCGTGCCGTGTGAGGAAGTACGAGGCGCCGTAGCCTGCGCGCGCGAAGCGCGGGTTGTCGGGCAGCGCGATCGAGGCCGAATACACCATGACCAGGCCCCAGGTCATCAGCGCGACCGTGACCCAGACCAGCGCCTGGTCGAAACCCAGCACGCGCATCGGCGTGGCCTTGGTCTGCGCAATGCCGGCGCCGCCCAGCCGCACGGGCAGGTGCACGGGCAGCGAATCCATGCCGCTGCGGGCGCGCCGGAACCAGCCGCCGAAACGGCTGCCGGTGCGGGTTTCCTGGCCTGCGGCTGCGGAGTTCAAATCGGGTCCTCCATCGATCCGGCGGTGGACAACGACGCGCCGGGCACGTACGACACCACGGCATCGTCGCCACCCACGGCATCGCGCGGGCTGTCGGCGTAAGCCTCCACGGCCTCGCGGAACACCTCGGCGCGGTGCGCGTAGTCCTTGAACATGTCGAAGCTCGCACAGGCGGGTGACAGCAGCACGGCATCGCCCGGGTGGGCGCGCGCGGCGGCGAGCTTGACGGCTTCTTCCATCGAGCCCGCGTGCTTCAGCGACACGCCGGTATTGGCCAGTGCGGCCTCGATGAGCGGGGCGTCGCGGCCGATGAGCACGACGGCGCGCGCGTACTGGCGCACGGGGTCGGCCAGCGGCTCGAAGTCCTGGCCCTTGCCTTCGCCGCCGAGGATCACGACCACGCGGCGCTCTTCGCCCAGGCCGCTCAAGGCGGCCACGGTGGCGCCGACGTTGGTGCCCTTGCTGTCATCGAAGAACTCGACCTCGTCCACGATGGCGATCGGTTCGACGCGGTGCGGCTCGCCGCGGTACTCGCGCAGGCCGTAGAGCATGGGGCCCAACGGGCAGTCGGCGGCGCTGGCGAGCGCGAGCGCAGCCAGGGCGTTCATTGCGTTGTGGCGGCCGCGGATGCGCAGTGCGTCGGCGGGCATGAGGCGCTGGAAGAAGATTTCTTCTTCGACCACCGCGCCGCGCTTGCGCTTCTGCGTTTCGTCGGCTTCCAGCGCCCGCACCAACCAGGCCACGCCGTTGATGCGCTCGATGCCGTAGTCGCCGGGACGCAGCGGCATCGCGCCGCCGAAGGTGACGTGGGTGCGGATCTGCGGACGCTGCAGCTTCACGCGAACGGGTGGCGGCAGCATGGCCATCACGCCGGCGTCGTCGCGGTTCAGGATCATCAGGCCCTTGGCGCCGAAGATGCGCGCCTTCGCGGCCGCATACGCCGGCATGTCGCCATGCCAGTCGAGGTGGTCCTGCGTGAGGTTGAGCACGGTCGCGGCCGTGGGCTCGAAGCCCTGCACACCGTCGAGCTGGAAGCTCGAGAGTTCGAGCACCCACACCTCGGGCAGCGTGCCGGCGTCGATGTGCGCGGCCAGCGTGTCGAGCAGCGTCGGGCCGATGTTGCCGGCCACGGCCACGGTCTTGCCCGCGCGCTCGACCAGCTGGCCGGTGAGCGAGGTGACGGTGGTCTTGCCGTTGGTGCCGCTGACCGCGAGCACGGCGGGCGTGTAGCCCTTGGGCGCTTCGGGCTCGGGTTCCGGCACGAGCACCATCTGGGGCGTGTCTTCCTCGACCGCCGCCGACGCCGGGTTGGTGGCGGACAGCTCGGCGATCGTGGCGACGAACGCGGCGGCCTCCAGCGCGGCCGTGGGCACGTAGGGCTTGCCGGGGGGCGGGAGCCGGGAGAGGCTGGCGGCGGTCGCGGGCGCGGGCGGCGCGTCGGCGGCCGGTGCTGCGCCTTCTTCCGTGGCGGTGTCTTCAGCGACGACGTCTTCGGTAGGCGGCGTCACCGGCACGCTCAGCGACGCGTCGCGCGGCATGGCTTCGGCCATGGCGGGCGGCGTGGCGTCGACAGCTTCGGTCGGTTCGACGGGCGCGGCGGGCTCGGCTTCTGCGGCAGTCGCATCGACTGGCAGTGCGGCTTCGATCGGCTCTGCCGTCGGCTCGGGGGCCACGGCGTCAGTGGGTGCAACAACGTCAGTTGCTTCAACAGGCGCAGTCGTTTCGGCTTCGCCTTCGACAACCGCAGCAGCCTCCGGCGCAGGGACTTCCGGCGTCTCGACCACCGCAGCATCCACCGCAGGGGCTTCTTCGCTCAAGGCCAGCTCGGCCTGGGCCGGCGTTTCAACGACAGGTTCGGCCACGGCGGTTTCAACGGGCACGTCAGCCTCGACTTCCACCACCGGCACCTCGACCGTGCGCAGGTCGAGCAGCGCGCGCACGAACAGGTCCAGCTCGCCGCCGACCACGAGGCCCACGGCCTTGGCGGCATTGACGACTGGCGCCAGCGTCGCGGGCGACAGGCCCGGCGAGCGGTACACGGCGCGGATCGGCGTGCCTTCGACCAGCGCGGCCGTGAACGGTCCGCCGATGAAGCGCGCGTCGGGCAGCTCGGCCTGCAGCGTTGCCAGCGAAGCCGGCGCCTCGCGCGTGTCGGCCACGGTCACGACCGCGCCGTGGCGCGCGCACCAGCGCGCCATCGCCAGCCCGGACGCGCCGAGGCCGAGGATGAGAACGGGGAGGTCTTTCAGGTGCCGCATGGTTGTGGGGTTACCGCAGCTTCAACGTGGAAAGGCCGATGAGGCACAGCAGCATCGTGATGATCCAGAAGCGCACGACGACCTGCGTCTCGCGCCAGCCGCTCTTCTCGAAGTGGTGGTGCAGCGGCGCCATCTTGAGCACGCGGCGGCCTTCGCCGTAGCGCTTCTTCGTGTACTTGAAGTACATGACCTGCGCCATCACCGAGATCGCCTCGACCACGAAGATGCCGCCCATGATGAAGAACACGATCTCCTGGCGCACGATGACTGCGATGGTGCCCAGCGCGCCGCCCAGCGCCAGCGCGCCCACGTCGCCCATGAAGACCTGCGCCGGATGCGTGTTGAACCAGAGGAATGCGAGGCCCGCACCGGCCATCGCCGAGCAGAACACCAAGAGCTCGCCCGAGCCCGGGATGTAGGGGAACAGCAGGTACCTGGAGAACACCGCGCTGCCCGTGACGTAGGCGAACACGCCCAGCGCCGAGCCCACCATCACCACCGGCATGATCGCCAGGCCGTCGAGGCCATCGGTCAGGTTGACGGCGTTGCTTGCGCCCACGATCACGAGGTACGTGAGGATCACGAAGCCGATGCCGCCCAGCGGGTAGCTCACTTCCTTGAAGAACGGCACCAGCAGGTTGATCTTGGGCGGAAAGTCGAGGTCGAAGCCCGAGCGCACCCAGGCGAAGAACAGCTCGAGCACGCGCCAGTTGGAGCTCTCGGAAATGCTGAACAGCAGATAGAAACCCGCGAGCAGGCCGACCACCGATTGCCAGAAATACTTCTCGCGCGAGCGCATGCCTTCGGGGTCCTTGCGCACCACCTTGCGCCAGTCGTCCACCCAGCCGATGGCGCCGAAGCCCATCGTCACCCACAGCACGATCCACACGAAGCGGTTCGACAGGTCGAACCACAGCAAGGTGGCGAACGCAATCGCGAACAGCACCAGCACGCCGCCCATGGTGGGCGTGCCGCTCTTGGTCAGGTGCGTTTCCATGCCGTAGCCGCGGATCGGCTGGCCGATCTTGAGCGCGGCCAGGCGGCGAATGACGTACGGGCCGGCCACCAGGCCGACCACGAGCGCGGTCAGCGCGGCCATGAGCGCGCGGAACGTGAGGTAACTGAAAACGCGCAAGAACCCGAACTCGGGCGACAGCGTCTGCAGCCATTGGGCCAGGGACATCAGCATGGTGTGTTGCGCGGCTCATGCGTCATGACCGGCCTCCTTTTGTTGTTGTGCCTCGATCGCCTGCACCACGCGTTCCATCTTCATGAAGCGCGAACCCTTGACCAGCACGCTGCCCAGCTGCGGCAGGCGGGCGAGCACGGCCGCGCGGAGCGTGTCGAAATCGTCGAAATGACGGCCACCGGCATCGCCGGCGTCGTCGTTGTTGTTGTTGAAAGCCGTTGCCGCATGCACGGTCTCGCCGCCCAGCGTGTAGACGGCGTCGAGCCCGCGCTGCCGTGCCCAGGCGCCGACTTCGGCGTGGAACGCGGGCGCGCGGTCGCCGACCTCGCCCATCTCGCCGAGCACCAGCAGCCGCGGCGCGGGCAGGCCGGTGAGCACGTCGATGGCGGCAATCACGGAATCGGGGTTGGCGTTGTAGCTGTCGTCGACCAGCGTGAGCGCGTGCCCGCCGGGCAGCACGATCTCGACGGCCCGCGAGCGGCCCTTGACCGGCTCGAAGGCCGACAGGCCCGCGGCGATGGTGTCGAGCGACACGCCGGCGGCCAGCGCGCAGGCGGTGGCGGCGAGCGCGTTGCCCACGTTGTGGCGGCCCGCAATGTGCAGGCGCGCGTCGAACGCGCCCAGCGGCGTGCGCACGCGCACGGTCCAGGCGCCCTGCAGCCATTCGGCACTGTCGAGCGAGATGTCGGCGTCGGCGTGCTCGCCGAAGGTCAGGCAGCGGCGCGAGCCGCTCTGGCGCGCCATGTCGGTCCACAGCGAGGTGAAGGTGTCGCCATAAGGGAACACGGCCGTGCCGTCATCGGGCAGCGCGGCGAACACGGCGGCGTTCTCGATGGCGACGGCCTCGACGCTGGCCATGAACTCCTGGTGCTCGCGCTGCGCGTTGTTGACCAGCGCGATGGTCGGGCGCGACATGGCGGCCAGCCGCGCGATCTCGCCCGGGTGGTTCATGCCCAGTTCGAGCACCGCCAGCTGGTGCTGCGCGCGCAGGCGCATCAGCGTGAGCGGCACGCCGATCTCGTTGTTGAAGTTGCCGGCCGTGGCCAGCGCGCGGTCGGCGCGGAAGGCGGCGAGCACGGCCGCGATCATCTGCGTGACCGTGGTCTTGCCGTTGCTGCCGGTGACGGCGATCAGCGGCAGGTTGAACTGCGCGCGCCAGCCGGCGCCCAGTGCGCCGAGCGCGATGAGCGAATCGGGCACCTCGAGGCCGGCAAGCCCCGCGGCTTCGAGGCCGCCGTGCGCGATGGCGGCCACGGCGCCCTGCTTCTTCGCGTCGGCCAGGAAGTCGTTGGCGTCGAAGCGTTCGCCCTTGAGCGCAACGAACAGGTCGCCGGCGGCCAGGGTGCGGGTGTCGGTGTGGACGCGGGCGATGACGGTGGCCGGGTCGCCCACGAGGCGCGAACCCGGCACCCATTGCTGCGCTTGCGCCAGCGTGAGGTTGAGCGGTGTAGAGAGGGGCGTGGCCATGGCGGTCATGCGGCACCCCGCTTCGTGAGCGCGTCGAGCGCGTGGGTCTTGTCGGAGAACGGCAGGCGCTGGCCCGCGATTTCCTGCCACTCTTCGTGGCCCTTACCGGCGATCAGCACCACGTCTTGCGGCGCCGCCTGCGCAATGGTTTCGGCGATGGCGCGGGCGCGGTCGACCTGCACGCGGGCCGCCTCGACGCGCGTGAAACCGCGCAATGCCTGGCTGATGATGGCGTCGGGGTTCTCGTTGCGCGGGTTGTCGCTGGTGAGCACGACGTGGTCGGCCTGCCGTTCGGCGACGGCGGCCATCAGCGGGCGCTTGATCGGGTCGCGGTTGCCGCCGCAGCCGAACACGCACCAGAGCGCGCCGCCGCGTTGCTTGGCGAGCGGGCGCAGGCCGGCGAGGGCCTTGTCGAGCGCGTCGGGCGTGTGGGCGTAGTCGACCACGGCCAGCGGTGCGTTGTCGGTCGGCTGCACGCGGTCCATGCGGCCCGGCACGCTGCTGAGGTGGGCGCAGGCGGCCACGGCCTGCGCGAGCGTGAGGCCCAGCGCGCGCAGGGTGCCGAGCACGCCAAGCAGGTTGGCGACGTTGTACTGGCCGATGAGCCCGGTCGCGAGCCGTTCGGCCGGCGCCGTGCTGCCGTGCTCGGCCACGGTGAACTGCAGGCCTTGCGCGTCGTAGCCGATGTCGCGTGCCATGAGCCGCGCGGGCTTGCCGGCTGCCGAGACGGTCCAGACGTCGAGCGCGCCGATGCCGGCGTCGACGAGGTTGGCGCACAGGCTGGCGCCGTGCATGTCGTCGATGTTGATCACGGCGGCGCGCAGGCCGGGCCAGCGGAACAGCTCGGCCTTGGCCTGCCAGTAGGCGTCCATGCTGCCGTGGTAGTCGAGGTGGTCCTGCGTGAAATTGGTGAACACGGCGACCGCGATGCGGCAGCCGTCGAGCCGGCGCTCGGCGATGCCGATCGACGAGGCCTCGATGGCGCAGGCGCCGAAGCCTTCGGTGACGAAGCCGCGCAGCGCGCGCTGCAGCATCACGGGGTCGGGCGTGGTCAGGCCGGTGTAGGTGAGGTCGGGCGGCACGCCGATGCCCAAGGTACCCATCACGGCGCAGGGCGACGGGGCGCCGCGCTCGGTGGTGCCGTCGGGGCGCATCGCGCGCACGCCGCCGGCCGCGCGCAGCGTGGACAGCGACTCGGCCAGCCACCACGCGGTGGAGGTCTTGCCGTTGGTGCCCGTTACGGCCAGCAGGTCGAGCTGCGCCGAGGGGTTGTCGTAGAAGGCGGCAGCGATCGGGCCGGTGGC
This window harbors:
- a CDS encoding UDP-N-acetylmuramoyl-L-alanyl-D-glutamate--2,6-diaminopimelate ligase — protein: MLTFTSPTTAAFWLKERVQGALQADSRAVGPGDAFIAWPGAATDGRQHVAAALAQGAVACLVEHEGVDAFGFDGDERIVSYPGLKAATGPIAAAFYDNPSAQLDLLAVTGTNGKTSTAWWLAESLSTLRAAGGVRAMRPDGTTERGAPSPCAVMGTLGIGVPPDLTYTGLTTPDPVMLQRALRGFVTEGFGACAIEASSIGIAERRLDGCRIAVAVFTNFTQDHLDYHGSMDAYWQAKAELFRWPGLRAAVINIDDMHGASLCANLVDAGIGALDVWTVSAAGKPARLMARDIGYDAQGLQFTVAEHGSTAPAERLATGLIGQYNVANLLGVLGTLRALGLTLAQAVAACAHLSSVPGRMDRVQPTDNAPLAVVDYAHTPDALDKALAGLRPLAKQRGGALWCVFGCGGNRDPIKRPLMAAVAERQADHVVLTSDNPRNENPDAIISQALRGFTRVEAARVQVDRARAIAETIAQAAPQDVVLIAGKGHEEWQEIAGQRLPFSDKTHALDALTKRGAA
- a CDS encoding UDP-N-acetylmuramoyl-tripeptide--D-alanyl-D-alanine ligase, encoding MATPLSTPLNLTLAQAQQWVPGSRLVGDPATVIARVHTDTRTLAAGDLFVALKGERFDANDFLADAKKQGAVAAIAHGGLEAAGLAGLEVPDSLIALGALGAGWRAQFNLPLIAVTGSNGKTTVTQMIAAVLAAFRADRALATAGNFNNEIGVPLTLMRLRAQHQLAVLELGMNHPGEIARLAAMSRPTIALVNNAQREHQEFMASVEAVAIENAAVFAALPDDGTAVFPYGDTFTSLWTDMARQSGSRRCLTFGEHADADISLDSAEWLQGAWTVRVRTPLGAFDARLHIAGRHNVGNALAATACALAAGVSLDTIAAGLSAFEPVKGRSRAVEIVLPGGHALTLVDDSYNANPDSVIAAIDVLTGLPAPRLLVLGEMGEVGDRAPAFHAEVGAWARQRGLDAVYTLGGETVHAATAFNNNNDDAGDAGGRHFDDFDTLRAAVLARLPQLGSVLVKGSRFMKMERVVQAIEAQQQKEAGHDA